A window of Loxodonta africana isolate mLoxAfr1 chromosome 3, mLoxAfr1.hap2, whole genome shotgun sequence genomic DNA:
CTTATTTGCAtgaatatttacatatatttgcatGTTTGTTGAATGTCAATGCGCAGAGCTCTCTCAGCTTTAGGGCAGTGACTTTGTTTTCCTACGGGGCGCGCGCCGCCTGCAGCCCCCTCCCCCGCACCCCGGAACCTGCGTCGCGGGAGCATCCTGGGCGGAGGCCGGCGCAGCGCTGGGTTCGGGGCTTTCCTCCCTTCCTGACCCAGATGTGAGCCACCCAGCCCGGCCGCGTTTCCCATCCCCGTCAAGGGTTTCCTCTCAGTCATTTACCAGAAACGATGAAAACTGCAAACTGCCGGTCGAGTTGGAGACTACTGCTCCCGGGCCGCCTCTGCCTCCTCCCCAATTAGGCCTGCGCCCCAGCTCCGGCCAGACCCCTCGCTCCCGGGTCCTCTCACAGCCGCGGTGGAAGAAGTGGAGGACGAGGGGCCCCGAACCTGTGTCTCCAATCGCTGCCGCGCCCCCGCCCCGCGTCCCCATTAAAGCTCTCTCAGCCGCTGGGGCTCCTGCGCACTCTCACTCGCCGTCGCCGGAGCTTcctctttctctgactctctccTTCTCTTGGGCTAACCGGGCCGCGGCGAATGTGAGAGGAGGCGGCTTTGGGGCTAGGGGCCACACGGCCCCTAAGAACCCCTGTCTGTCCCAGACCCAGGGATGGCAGAACCCCAGGCCCTTTCGACGCCCTCCAGAAAACCAAGCTCGGGCCATGTAATACTCCCCAGTCCCGGGGAAACACCAAGCAGCAGCTTTTCTTCATAGATTTAATACGAAGGCCTCGGCCACACTCAGGCCAAGAAATAGTGTAGCCATCACCTGACCTCTCCCCGCCTTTCGTCAACGCTTCTCTACCTGAACCCTGGAGCGAGCAGGGCCGAGGCTGGAGGATGCTGCTACGCAGGGTCGTGCCAGAGGCTTAATAAGTGACATAAAATGTCTACATGCATAAGTAACCGTACTTAGGGCTTCTCCAAGGGCCACCCGCGCCCTGAGGAGGAGGGCGGGTCGCATCACGGGCCTCGCTGCAGGCGGCTGCGCAGGTCCTCGGCGCAGCCATCCAGCCCCATGCGCTCCAGGGCCGCGTAGACGGCGCCCAGGCCTGCGGGCTGCTGCTGGCGCCAGCGTTTGAGCATCTCGTACTGCTGGTCGCGGAAACGGCCAACCTCCACTTCCACGGCCTCAATCTCCGTCTCGCGCAATCCCAGCGTGCGCACGAACTCCTTCCAGCGCCGCGCGGGCACCGCGTCCATCACGTCGTAAAGCTGCGGGCCCGGCTGGAGCGTGGCAACTGCCAAGCCTGCAGGGGGCGCTGGCGAAAGCGCAGACGCCAGAGGCGGGCCTGGGGCGGGGCCAGAGAGAGCCAATGGCAATGTGGCTTGAGCCAGGGTGCGGGGGCGGGGCAGGCAGGTGTTCGGGGCAGCAGAGACAGGGCTGGGACAATACGGTCAGTTAGCGGACAGGAAGCGGGCAAGTGGTGCTCAGGAAATCACAACTTCCCACTTCCACctcagaatgacatcaaggccttGGGCCCCTAAGCTCACTTACCAAGGGCTCTGCTCGTTAGCTGGTCCCAGGACCATGGCACCTCCGGGCAGGCAGCCTCCTGCGTCTGGGGGGTGTCAGGGGTCCAGCTGTTGCCTACCAACTGGACGGTGCAAACCTTCTCATTGCTGCCGGGTGGGGCCAGAAGGGTGTGGGTGCTGCCCGGAGATGAGGGATGGGTGGCCTGGAAGCCAAGAGGGGCCCAGGGTCAGCCCTGCCTGCCTAATAAGGACCCCTTTGCTGGGGTCTCTGACCAGTAGTGAGCATACCCTTGCTCAGTCCGCAAGCATCCCAAGAGTGCTCCCTCCCCAGTTAGCCATGCTCTCCCACCCGTGGCCACCTACCACCAGAGGAGCCATTTCCTGCCTGGAATACCCTGGCCCTATGCTTCTGCCTTCCAGGCACCCTGGGGGAGGCCTCCTCATTATGACATTCATCCCACTAAACATTCACTCCTGTCTGTGCTCCAGTAGACTGCAGAGATTTGGGGCAAGGACTGAGCTGGCCTTGTTTACTGATATTCagctctcattcattcattaggTCTCCCTGTGTTAACCACCTGTCCGTCAATGGGGACAtgtatgttgctatgacactgagcAGGTTTCTACAGAGCTTGCAAactaagacaaactgggaagaaaggcctggtgatctccttccaaaaatcatccagtgaaaaacCTACGAATCACAAAGGTCCAGTCCcatgtgcatggggttgccatgagtcagagaacAACTCCAAAGCAGCTAACAAAACCACCAGCTATGCCAGCTGTCGTGCCACACAGTGGCAACCACTAGTTAAAATAAGGCCCAGTTTCCCCACTCCAGAGGCTGAGGCCCACGGTGCCTGCCTATCCTCTTCCCCAGGTTATTACTGAGTCTCTTACCTGCAGGGGGTTCAGGGCCTCCATCCCAGCTTCAtctgctgaaagagacaaagagggGTTGGTCAGCTCCGAGGCAAAGCTCCTGGGTGCCTCTGCATCtacatgcctcagtttccccttctgtatCAGGGCTGAAGGGGTTCTGGGCTACCCATCCTGACCCCAGGCTCCCaggaatgtgtgtgtatgtgcgctcACCGGGAATCACTGGCTTGCGAGGCTGGTAGCAGCGGTACGTACAGGTCAGTGTGGCGCCAAGCAGGAGTGGGACCACCAGGGCTGGCAGGAGCACCTggacccaaaacactgaaaaggCATCTGGTGGGTGGGTACCCCCAACCTCCCCTTGGCCCATCCCAGCACTCCTGCTCCCATTTCCAGCAAACCACCTACTCTGCCTCCAGCCACAGACAGTAGCACAGGGCTCAGGACAGCTCCCAGGGGTGCTCCTACAAGGGGAAGTGGTAGGGTGAGGTATGAGGGAGTACATACCCTCAGAGGGGCTACCCAGGACTACCTGACATACTCTTTATCCAGAGGTTCTTCTCCCCCCGCCAGCCTCTCCCCTGTGAGCCTCATTTTATGTTCCAGAAGTACTACTGAAATGTCACCTGTGTCCCTAATAACAATAGCAATCACCATCATTTATTTCTTTCTAGACTGGATTGAGGGTTATTTGAATGTCAATGTCAGAAGGACAGAGATTTTGCCTATTTTGTTCCCTGCTGTATCCCTAACCCCTAGAATAGTGTCTGGAAACAGCAGATGTTCAGTAAGtacttgttgagtgaatgaatgaacaaggtGCCTTACTCTTTGTCATAGCACTATGGGGAACCTACTAACATTCTCATGTTTTGAATAGAGAAACCATGGATCAGAGTTTGTTACTTGCCCAAGACCTCCCAGCCCAAGTTTTGAACCCAAGCCAATGTGATTATCTTTACACATGACACAAATCCTCTCTCGAATGTATGGCTGGAAGGATCACTCAGGGAAATTCTCACAGAGTGACAATGCACCCCGTTATCTGGCATAAAGTGaatctatttttccttctatcACCTGTGTTTGCCTCAAGTGGGGCCAGGCTCCCTCCTCCGTGCCCCTCATCCTGGGGCTCCCTTATTCCCAAACCAACAGCACTTTTCCCTGTGGCCCCCACCCTGCTCCCAGCCTCCCTTCTCCCCAGTCCAGAGCAGCCAGGAAGTTACGTGGGGCAGGGTGCGCAGCCATCACCATGTTCATAGAAGCCAGGCAGGCAGGACCCGCAGTCAGTATCTCTGCCTGAACCTACGGTCCAAGGTCCAAGAGATGGTGTGGTCAGGATGGATgagaagggaggcagggagaggaaaGATGTGGGGCAGGTAGCTTGGAACAAGGGCAGGGGGAACTCACAGGGCACAACGGTATGGCGGTGCAGGGCCTCGCAGTCTGAGCACGGACGGCAGTGGAAGTGTGAGCCAGCGCTGCATTGCCTGACTGAGCACTCCAAGAACCAGCCCGGTTCGCAGCCGCAGCGGGTGTCTGCCACTGCTGAGCAGTTCTCCAGGGCAACCTGAGAGGCTGGTACAGGTGCAGAGAGATGGGGAGTGCAGAAGTGGTCAGAGCCAGAGACCCCCAGGGAGAGGCAGGGCAAATATCCCTGAGAATGGAGACCAGGATAGACCAAAAAGGAAGAGGGTACCCCACAAGGGGGAGAGGCATGAAGATGGCTATAGCACAGAGGCCAACCCATGCACAGACAGGAAAGCCAACAGGAAGAGGGAAGGGCAAGGTATCCTGAGGCAGGATTGTGGTGCAGGGGGGCCCGGGGTGGACAGTCACAGGGCATTCACACCCAAACCTTGGGCCTAGCAGTGGCTTCCTTCAGAAAGATCCATGACctgttcttcattcattcattccccaGCACTTATGGATGCCGGTGGGCCAGCCCCCAAGAGGCCCCACCCCCAagcactaggcagcccctcaccCTGCTCATCACAGGCCTGGCAACGGGCACAGCGGGTCTCATGGTGGTTCTTCCTGGCCAGGAAGGTGCCCTGGGGGCATGGAAGGCAGGTAGCAGCCCCACAGGGCTTTGTGCAGGGGGCCTTCAGGTAGTGCCCTGTGGAACCCAGACAGGGGCAAGTCAAAGGGGACTGCCCAGTACCCCAAACTGCTCCCCACCTCCCCTTCCCTACCTTCCTGTCTCTTGAGCCCTACTTCCCTTTAGACTGCCCCCACCTCCCCCAGCCTGCTGCCACTGCTAAGCTCCCCTGCCTGACCCCCACCTGGCCCCAGCCTGCCCTCACTCCCCCCTACTCTCCCCACCCTGCGGTTCACTCACCTGCTGGACAGCCCCTGCAACAGAACAGACCATTTCTCTTCTGGGCGTCACCCGCACAGTCACACCCAGGGCTAGGCGTGCTACCCTGGCCCTGGGCTCCCAGCAGCACCATGAGGAGAGCCTGGGGGAGGGAGGCTGCTGACTCCAAATAGAGCTGCCTCCACGTGTGGGCAAACCCCTGCCTGTCTCCCCCACTCCAGAGGCCCCAGGATGTGCCTCAGAACAGTGCAGGCCTCGGTTTTTTGAGCAGAAAGAGTGCCcatgtgtgtggtggtggtggggacaACTAATTTCCTTTACCTGCACAGACCAGGCTTCCCACAGAGCCCCTCTCACACAACCCTCCCCACCAGGGCCGGAATTGGGACTGCCCCCATCCCCACTCAGGGTTTTTTGAAGTGAGGGGCACTGATGCTTCTCCACCTGGGGCCCGAAGAACCCTATGGCCCTTCGGAGAGTGTTTCCTCCCAGCGGAATGACCCCGCCTGAGCTGAGCTTCTAATTAGGTCGGCTGGGGGCCCAGCACCCTGCCAGGCCGGGAGCGAGACTCGACCGCGGAGGAGGGGGGGCTTCCTTCACCGCCGCAGCCGCCCTGCCCGAGGCTGTGCCTGGCCCGGCGTCCCACTCACCACAGCCACCGCCGCACAGCCCCTGGGCCGTGGCTCCATGCTCTGCGCCGCGCCCTCCGATGGCGTGCGCTGCCCTGCCCCGGGCTTCCCGCTCTGCCTGCCGGCTCCACGCCCGCCGGCAGGGCCCGCCCCACGCCGCCTTTGAGAGCCCGCCTCGGTATGGGGGCcagggcggggcgcggccattCCCTGGAGCTCCCCGACCTGCGCCCCCACCACCTGGCGCCCCCGCGGCAGATCCCTCTTCAGAGCTCACCTGGGGCGGCAAAGCACACGTCGGAGCGGGCTGATCCCAATCCCCAGGCAGGGGTTCTAGCTCCAGCCCCGGACAAGTGACTGCCCCTTTCTGCGCCTCGGCACCCCCAACATGGAGAGGGTTGGGCCAGAAGTACCTGAGGAGCCTCGAGTGGAAAACCCACCTTCCTAGGAGTACTTGTGGGGGTGTGAGTGCAGGGGCTCTCCTCCCCTGGAGTACCTCCTGAGTCCTAGGAGCACCCTCAGCAGAGTTGGAGCCTCCTGACCCCACAGGACATCAGCTCAAGAGCCAGCCAAGGCGGAGCCCCAGGAAGGTACCTCCGGGAGGGCTCTGAGGGTGACCTTGTGGCTGTGGCAGGGGAAGAGGCTTGGCCTTGGGGTGTTGGTCCAGGGCCCCTGTTTCCCGCTGCCTCTGCTAGTCCTGTCCTACTGCAGATAGAGGAGGGCACAGGAGGACAGAAAAGGAGCGAACCTTGAGCTTAAGTCCACCTGCAGCAGGAAGGGAATGGGTTCCAGAACCAAAGCACTCTTTCCAGTGGAGTATATACAAGTCTTTATAAAAGAACCAAAACCTCAATAAATATGCAACTTTACATGGAGCCCAACCCAAGGCCTGTGGGGGCCAGTGGGGCTGGGAGGGAACAGGGGCAGGGGACAGTCTAGTCCAGTTTGGGGCAGATGATGGAGGTGGGAAGGCAGCTTGGATCCCCAGCCCTAGAGCCCAGCCTAGGGTGTTCAGCTGGAAATTTCAAGGAGAAGGAGACAAGGGACCCTGCCTGGGCAGACCCATTCCAGGTTAGTGAGGGTGGCAGCAGTGGGGGTGGGTGGATGGGGTACTGTAGCCTATGTCTGGGGCTCTGCCAGGGCCTTCCCCACTTCCATCCAGACAGTCTAAGTGCAAATAGGCCCCAGTGGCTGGCAGGGACCCTGCCTGCATtctggccccatgcacaacatgAGGCAGTGACTGGAGCAGTCGCCGGCACCCCTCGAGGCATGCTGTCTGCTGTCCCTTGATCAGTGGCACCCTTGGGGGCCTCCCTCTGTTCACACTTCCCTGCAGGGGACGGGGAAAGACAGTCCTTCCTTGGCCTATGCCATTCACAGAGGGGTCCTGACCCCCCTTTCGTCCCCACCAGAATCCTCAGGCCCCCTGCCCCACTGTCTCCCACAGCCACCCCCCCAGCCAGGCCCTGGGGCAGGTCTCCAGCTCCCTCTCCCATCACCATCCCCAACTTCTGTCTGCTTCCAGCCATGACTGTGTCCCTACCCACTCCCTGGGCTTGCTGTCCCCAGAAATGCTGACTGACACTGGCCCATCTCCCCTCTACCCCTGGCCAGGTCACTCACGAGGCAGTGAGTGTGGAGTTGAGCAGCAGGGTGGTCCTGATTCGGTAGAGCTGGGCCAGGGTCAGCTTCCTGTGCTGGGCAGAGATGCCTGGAGGGGGTTCAGGCTGCACCCTGGGCGAGACCCCTGAGGGCAGCTCCCTGTGCCTCCTCCCGGTGGGGCCTGTGGGCTCCCCAGCCAGGCCACTGGTTCCATCCTCCGGTTCCGACAGCTCAGGGCCACTGCCAGGGCTGGGTGCCCCCTGGCAATCCCAGCGGGGTCCAGCTTCCTGAGGGGAACCCTGAGTCCTAGATCTGGGGGCTTCAGTGGCCAGGCAGAGCTCCGACAGACTGCGGCTGGGTGCTAGGGGCACTCCACGGGTGGCAGTCCCTGACAGCAGCTGGAGGAGGCTGGCCTCCGATTTGGACTTGAGCAAGTGGGGCAGACGGGGCAACAGCTGGACAGGGGTGCGGCGGCGGAGacggggtgagggtgggggtgagggggctTGAGGCAACTCTGGGAGCTGGGGCACTGGCTCCACCACAGGAGCTGGGGCCACAAAGTCTTGCAAGGAGGTGGGTGAGAGGGTGCCGTAGGCAGAGTCCATGGAGCAGGAGCGGCCATCCACCGGGCCCAGGGGCAGCAGCTCGCTGATGGGAGTGATGGAGGAGGCCGTGGTGCTGAGAGAGGTCTCGTCCGACTGGGAGCTGAAGGGGCCGCCCTCAAACTCAGGTGAGGACAATGTCTCCCCAGGCTCTACCACTACCATGGCCAGGGTCTCTGTGGAGCCATCCGAGGCACTGTGGGGCCCAGAGGAGAGAGTCAGCCCAGCCAGAGGAAACCTGTCTGAGGTAGCCCCGTGCTGGGCAATGCACAGAGGTTTACAACCTCTGCCCTCTAGGAGCTCAAGGCTCAGAGATGCAAGACTGTGGCACGTGTACCAGATGTCCCAAAGCCTGTGCCCACAACATAAATCTATAGTGGATTGCAGCACAGTCTAAACCCTTAACCCAGCACTCCAGCATCTACCATTGATTTATCAGATTTTGCACTCAAGGTGAACACTGTTCACTATCCTCTCCTAGACTCTGATCAGAGATAGAGTAcacatgtgcacatgcacacacacacatgcacacacgtgccCAACGGGTTCACAACATGAGGTCCTTCACAGGAAGGCGGCATGGCTGGGTGCTGTCCAGCGTCAATGGCTTTGGAATTGGGAGTCCTGGGGTAGAAGGCCTGCTCTGCAGGGACTTGCTGGGAGGTCCTGGGCAAGCATACCAGTGCTGAGAGTTGATGCTATTGCTGCTTTTGCGCAAGATGGTGGGGGAGCTTGCAGCCGAAGTGCTGCTCTCtccatcttcctcctcctcctcttcttcctcctcctcctcctgctcatcctcctcttcctccaggCTCTGCAGGGGCTGCTGGCTGCCTGGGTGCTCCTGTGCACGCAGCTGCTGCAGCTGGTTCTGCAGGTAGGGCGGGGGTGCACAGGGGCAGACAGGCTGTGAGCAGTAGCCCCCACCAGGCTGCCCTGCCTGCCTCgcacccccccaccaccaccactctgcTCTCACCTGGGCATTGTAAATGGCATCCACCCAGCCGCGGCATAAGGCCTGGCCGCTGGCCTGGAACGTGTAGGCCCCCACGGCGCTATGGAACTCATTCAGGTAGATGAGGAGGAAGGACCCTGGTGAGTGAGAGCCCCTAGTCAGCCAAGGCCCCAGCACCTCTCCCCACCAGCCTCTATGCAGGAGGTGGAGGTCTTGACTCCTCACCAGGGTCTCGCAGCTCCCGACAC
This region includes:
- the TNFRSF25 gene encoding tumor necrosis factor receptor superfamily member 25 isoform X5, producing MEPRPRGCAAVAVALLMVLLGAQGQGSTPSPGCDCAGDAQKRNGLFCCRGCPAGHYLKAPCTKPCGAATCLPCPQGTFLARKNHHETRCARCQACDEQASQVALENCSAVADTRCGCEPGWFLECSVRQCSAGSHFHCRPCSDCEALHRHTVVPCSGRDTDCGSCLPGFYEHGDGCAPCPTSTPGSCPEPCATVCGWRQMFWVQVLLPALVVPLLLGATLTCTYRCYQPRKPVIPADEAGMEALNPLQATHPSSPGSTHTLLAPPGSNEKVCTVQLVGNSWTPDTPQTQEAACPEVPWSWDQLTSRALGPPLASALSPAPPAGLAVATLQPGPQLYDVMDAVPARRWKEFVRTLGLRETEIEAVEVEVGRFRDQQYEMLKRWRQQQPAGLGAVYAALERMGLDGCAEDLRSRLQRGP
- the TNFRSF25 gene encoding tumor necrosis factor receptor superfamily member 25 isoform X4, with protein sequence MEPRPRGCAAVAVALLMVLLGAQGQGSTPSPGCDCAGDAQKRNGLFCCRGCPAGHYLKAPCTKPCGAATCLPCPQGTFLARKNHHETRCARCQACDEQASQVALENCSAVADTRCGCEPGWFLECSVRQCSAGSHFHCRPCSDCEALHRHTVVPCSGRDTDCGSCLPGFYEHGDGCAPCPTSTPGSCPEPCATVCGWRQSRWFAGNGSRSAGMGQGEVGGTHPPDAFSVFWVQVLLPALVVPLLLGATLTCTYRCYQPRKPVIPADEAGMEALNPLQATHPSSPGSTHTLLAPPGSNEKVCTVQLVGNSWTPDTPQTQEAACPEVPWSWDQLTSRALGPPLASALSPAPPAGLAVATLQPGPQLYDVMDAVPARRWKEFVRTLGLRETEIEAVEVEVGRFRDQQYEMLKRWRQQQPAGLGAVYAALERMGLDGCAEDLRSRLQRGP
- the TNFRSF25 gene encoding tumor necrosis factor receptor superfamily member 25 isoform X6, which produces MEPRPRGCAAVAVALLMVLLGAQGQGSTPSPGCDCAGDAQKRNGLFCCRGCPAGHYLKAPCTKPCGAATCLPCPQGTFLARKNHHETRCARCQACDEQASQVALENCSAVADTRCGCEPGWFLECSVRQCSAGSHFHCRPCSDCEALHRHTVVPCSGRDTDCGSCLPGFYEHGDGCAPCPTVCTPSYLTLPLPLVGAPLGAVLSPVLLSVAGGRVGVFWVQVLLPALVVPLLLGATLTCTYRCYQPRKPVIPADEAGMEALNPLQATHPSSPGSTHTLLAPPGSNEKVCTVQLVGNSWTPDTPQTQEAACPEVPWSWDQLTSRALGPPLASALSPAPPAGLAVATLQPGPQLYDVMDAVPARRWKEFVRTLGLRETEIEAVEVEVGRFRDQQYEMLKRWRQQQPAGLGAVYAALERMGLDGCAEDLRSRLQRGP
- the TNFRSF25 gene encoding tumor necrosis factor receptor superfamily member 25 isoform X3 produces the protein MEPRPRGCAAVAVALLMVLLGAQGQGSTPSPGCDCAGDAQKRNGLFCCRGCPAGHYLKAPCTKPCGAATCLPCPQGTFLARKNHHETRCARCQACDEQASQVALENCSAVADTRCGCEPGWFLECSVRQCSAGSHFHCRPCSDCEALHRHTVVPCEFPLPLFQATCPTSFLSLPPFSSILTTPSLGPWTVGSGRDTDCGSCLPGFYEHGDGCAPCPTSTPGSCPEPCATVCGWRQMFWVQVLLPALVVPLLLGATLTCTYRCYQPRKPVIPADEAGMEALNPLQATHPSSPGSTHTLLAPPGSNEKVCTVQLVGNSWTPDTPQTQEAACPEVPWSWDQLTSRALGPPLASALSPAPPAGLAVATLQPGPQLYDVMDAVPARRWKEFVRTLGLRETEIEAVEVEVGRFRDQQYEMLKRWRQQQPAGLGAVYAALERMGLDGCAEDLRSRLQRGP
- the TNFRSF25 gene encoding tumor necrosis factor receptor superfamily member 25 isoform X2; the encoded protein is MEPRPRGCAAVAVALLMVLLGAQGQGSTPSPGCDCAGDAQKRNGLFCCRGCPAGHYLKAPCTKPCGAATCLPCPQGTFLARKNHHETRCARCQACDEQASQVALENCSAVADTRCGCEPGWFLECSVRQCSAGSHFHCRPCSDCEALHRHTVVPCEFPLPLFQATCPTSFLSLPPFSSILTTPSLGPWTVGSGRDTDCGSCLPGFYEHGDGCAPCPTSTPGSCPEPCATVCGWRQSRWFAGNGSRSAGMGQGEVGGTHPPDAFSVFWVQVLLPALVVPLLLGATLTCTYRCYQPRKPVIPDEAGMEALNPLQATHPSSPGSTHTLLAPPGSNEKVCTVQLVGNSWTPDTPQTQEAACPEVPWSWDQLTSRALGPPLASALSPAPPAGLAVATLQPGPQLYDVMDAVPARRWKEFVRTLGLRETEIEAVEVEVGRFRDQQYEMLKRWRQQQPAGLGAVYAALERMGLDGCAEDLRSRLQRGP
- the TNFRSF25 gene encoding tumor necrosis factor receptor superfamily member 25 isoform X1, with product MEPRPRGCAAVAVALLMVLLGAQGQGSTPSPGCDCAGDAQKRNGLFCCRGCPAGHYLKAPCTKPCGAATCLPCPQGTFLARKNHHETRCARCQACDEQASQVALENCSAVADTRCGCEPGWFLECSVRQCSAGSHFHCRPCSDCEALHRHTVVPCEFPLPLFQATCPTSFLSLPPFSSILTTPSLGPWTVGSGRDTDCGSCLPGFYEHGDGCAPCPTSTPGSCPEPCATVCGWRQSRWFAGNGSRSAGMGQGEVGGTHPPDAFSVFWVQVLLPALVVPLLLGATLTCTYRCYQPRKPVIPADEAGMEALNPLQATHPSSPGSTHTLLAPPGSNEKVCTVQLVGNSWTPDTPQTQEAACPEVPWSWDQLTSRALGPPLASALSPAPPAGLAVATLQPGPQLYDVMDAVPARRWKEFVRTLGLRETEIEAVEVEVGRFRDQQYEMLKRWRQQQPAGLGAVYAALERMGLDGCAEDLRSRLQRGP